AAGCAAactgaattttaaatttttgataaaaattTTATGTGGACTTCATCGGTTTTGGTAGGTTTATCAACAGATTATGTGAAATCCAATGATACTGCTCATGAGCAGATTTTGATCTAAAGTCAGAATTTTGAACCCTGGCTTTAATACGGACGTCCGACCAACAGCTAAAGTTCAACATTTAAAACATTTGATCAAGTGAGTtatgaatattttttaaagaaaaacatatatcaTGAGCCATGAACCAACATACACTaaatagttatgatttttttttgaaaaaaagttatTTCAGTATGTAAGTTAAATTCGACCTATGGTTTGGAAAAATTGCAAATTAGGCTCTAAATAGTCATATTAGTATTTTAAAACTTTGTATGCGTCAAATTTAAACTCATATGTTCGTTATATATTTTTCTGATGGAATTCGTGAAGCGATATATCACGTATCGATTCATCTTGTTAGGTCTTTCTGAAACAAATTTGTGACTATCTTAATGTGATAAAATAAGAAACGAGGAATATctccaaaggagaaaaaaacTTTCTCAATTCTTCCTTAAAACTAATTGTactacaaatatatatgtaagctatatatatatctaagtGACTTGCCTGAGGTGCCTTTGGTGTTGACATGGACGAGCACGATGATCTGGCCCTTTTGGACAAGTGTGTCGATGGCCCACTTGAGGGCGTTCTGGCTGTTCTTGTCCTTGTCGATGCAGACGGCGACAAGCGGGTAGCTGGAGGTGTCCAAGTCTTTGCCGTCGTGATACCTCTCCATGgatctctcactctctctctctctctcgctatcCAACCGACTCCTATATCTTCTAAGTGCTCTCTAATGGGGGGAGATTAAAGAAAGATTAGCTAAAATGGATACGCCGGTTTTGTTAGGTTTTTCCAAGCTCCTAGCAATGTTGTTTGTTCAGCTTAATTATACTCTGTCATTGCCTAAAGGGGAGGAAGGCAATgacaagagggagagagagaggggagaaagCCAAGACCCAACCTGTTTTGCTCCCTTTTATTATCCTCTATTATTAAGTGTTGCCTATATTTGGATGTGGTGGTGATTAGTCTAGCCATGTGTGTTCATTTGTGCTCGTGGCTAATTTTATGGGTGAACGATGAATCCGGCCTTCTTGTTTTAGCTTACAAGATAGAAAGAGGGCAATACATGGTGATAAAAGAGGGATCAAACTAATAAATATCAGTCAAAGTAGTCCTTTTCTTTATATCTCGTAGGGTCGAAATTGAACTCACGTATTAATCTacattatcatttttttatattgtttGGATAACATACAAGACATGAAAGGAAGAGACATCCcctcgagagaaaaaaaaaactatcgcCACGTATATCCTTATCTGTTTGAAGAAATTTCTAAGCGTGAGGAACATTTTCTTGCGGCATGTGCTTGCACGTACTGCTATGGATGGTCGTGCAAGATAAGGTCCCAACTCCCAATAGTATGAAATTATTAGGGTTTATCAACTGGTCATTTTGTTCTTCTATTATCTATAAGTCAGTTTTTGGACAGTTTAAATTGTTTTAAACTTCATACATAAGCAATTTTAATGCTGCCACTCGCGTTGTTGAGCATGAAACGTACGCGGCTCTGCCACTCTTAGCACCACCTCCATCCTCACGATGACGAGCCCCACCAGTCACAACCTTTTTTAGTTTTCCCTCTTATCTTTCTTCATGATGTTATCGTCACCTATGTGGCTATGTTCAAACTCCGAAGCTTTATCCCCGACCAACCTCTCCTTCCCAGTCTTCGATTGAGCGAGACGCCAGATCCACCGATGTTGCCCATCATCTCCTAATCACATGGCCGCTCTTGTTCCAGCAACCTCCGTTGGCGTTGATGCCACCTCGCGCCCACCCATTTCCACCACATGGCCCTCCATCTAAAGCTGctctcatctctctctactCCCCTCCTAACACTCATTAGCCCAAAACCAAATCCCGCGAAGCTTACTAAGGTTTGCGTGCTACCGGCATCGTGGGCTCTCTGAGGAAGCCATCCTATCATCGTTGGCTACTCCTAGAATTAGGAAGGAGTTAGGTCCCCTATCCCATCCAGGGTCATCAatgagaagaaagaggagacaCCAGAAACAAAAATGAAGGAGGTCAAAGCTGAAAGATATGTCGGAGGAGGGCTGATCGTCACCTCACTGGATTGAAGGGAGAGAATATTGAACCTCAGCTGTCGGCATGTCCATAAGGAGGAGGTTAAGGTTGGTTGTCATGTTGGAAGAGTTTTAATTGCCGCCTCGCTGGATTGAAGGAAGTTGTTTGTGCGTCGCTTTACTGGCGAGGAGGTCAAAGCGGGAGCAATACATGAGTACTCGCAGTTGTCGCATCCAACTAGAGGGAGTGCCAAAGAGGATATCAAGGTCATCCGGCATAGCTACGTATGGGAGGTAATCAATTGCGTCAGTATCTCAGGAGCTATAAAGAGGACTCCACATACGCCACTACCTTTAATGGGAGCTATAACAATATTGATTGTTTTTGTAACATAGGTTTTATGGAGGAATACAAGGCATATGGGTTATTAATGGGTCCTGGACTAAAGATCAAGGTGAATGTTGTTTCTTGTCACTTCGGGGTGGTTGCCGAGTCATTCACGAGTCACTTTCCTCCCCCGCCCCCACCCGTGAAAATAGTTACGGCCTTACCCTGGCAAATACGTGGGGTAAAATTTCTACTCTGCCCTTGTCACCGTAGGGTACCCGCCGGGTCCCTACCCCTAACGAGGAAATTACACCCCCTAGTTAGTCCTCCATACCATCCTGCTCATCTCTCACACTCATTCAGCTGGAGGTTAAAAACAATTACTTGGTTGTTCGATTTAAAACCAACGGAATTCATTCAGTCAACTGAGATTGGGGAAAGGGAAAATATGAATCGACTGATGTACAGCAGTACGGTATATGCAAAAAAGCGAGCAGAAGGCAAAATCACTACGAGAAAAATAGGCAGCCGAGGACGAGTATAACTGCACGAGCTATGTACATGTACCCTTTGGCTCTAATATTATATTGAGTTATATGCATCAGTCAAGTCGATCTGAAAGCTTAAGttgggccgagtttagttccaaactatttcttcaaactttcaacttttccatcacatcaaaactttcgtacacacacaaatttccaacttttctatcacattatttcaatttttaccaaactttcaattttgatgtgaactaagcACACCCGTTGATGAGGGAAGATGGATAACTGACTAGAGAAAAAGGGCAGCCGAGGACGAGCACGACTGCACGAGCTACGTCTTGCCTAAAATTCGTACGTGTGTACATCCTACTCGCCAAGTCCACCAATAATGACGCTGTTTAGATCTTTCAAAATGGTAAAAGTTTTGCTATTTTGTAGCACTTTTTGCCATTTTAGATCcaaacactagtagcaaaagttggcagtttggcatttggcatttgctaatccatagtagcaaattgtgccaaaaagtgctttgggatcactccctctctctttctctctctcactttagtgctaaaatggcaaaactttaacatgcatctaaacaccaactagtaTTTTGcaattgtaaaacttttgccaccaaaacttttaccatttgttattccaaatggatctaaacaggcccaatGTCACAATTTCCAGGCCCAACCCGCCCAATCATATCTACCCACCCACGCGCCGCGCCGATGCAACAACTCCCCCCCACGTGCCCAGCGCCACCGCCGTATAAATTCCGCGTCCCCCGCAACCCCAGCCCGCACACCCGCCGCCACACACACACGCACTCCGGCGATGGCGCACGTCGCCGTGGTCACCTTCCCCTTCAGCTCCCacgccgccgtgctcctctcctTCGCGCGGGCGCTcgcggccgcctcgcccgcgtccaccttctccttcctctccaccgccgcctccttcgcgcACCTGCGGAAGACCGCCGCGGCGGGGGACCTCCTCCCGGGGAACATGAGGTTCGTGGAGGTCGCCGacggggcgccgccgcccgacgcgccgccgccgcggcggatggCGGTGTTCATGGAGGccgcggaggccggcggggtCGTGGAGGCCGGGCtcgaggcggcgcgcgccgcggcggggggTGTCGCGGTGAGCTGCGTGGTCGGGGACGCGTTCGTGTGGatggcggcggacgcggcggcgaaggtTGGGGCCAGGTGGGTGCCGGTGTGGACGGGCGCGTCCAGCGCGCTCGTCGCGCACCTCCGCACCGACGCGCTccgcgacgacgtcggcgacgagggTACGCGCATTTCTCGCCGGAGTTGggtgtgggttttttttttgcgattgaGTTGATGTGACTTCACGTCCAGCCGCGAGCCGCGCCGACGAGCTGCTCACCTCGCATCCCGGCCTCGAGAGCTACCGGATCCGCGACCTCCCCGACGGCGTCGTCTCGGGCGACCTCAACTACGTCATCAACCTCCTGCTACACCGCATGGCGCAGCGcttgccgcgcgccgccacggcCGTCGCGCTCAACACCTTCCCGGGACTCGACCCAcccaccgtcaccgccgccctCACCGCCGTCCTCCCGACCTGCCTCCCGCTCGGCCCCTACCACCTCCTCGCCACCGCGCCAGCCAACGACGACGACCCCAACGGCTGCCTCGCCTGGCTCGACCGCCACGCGCCGCGCACCGTCGCGTACGTCAGCTTCGgcaccgtcgcgtcgccgcgcccgGACGAGCTGCGCGAGCTCGCCGCGGGGCTCGAGGCCAGCGGCGCGCCGTTCCTCTGGTCCCTGAGGGAGGACTCATGGCCGCTGCTCCCGCCTGGCTTCCTGGAGCGCACCAAGCAGCACGCCGCGGCGGGGCTCGTCGTCCCGTGGGCGCCGCAGGTGGGCGTGCTGCGCCACGCGTCGGTGGGCGCGTTCGTGACGCACGCCGGGTGGGCGTCGGTGATGGAGGGCGCGTCGAGCGGCGTGCCCATGGCGTGCCGCCCCTTCTTCGGCGACCAGAGGACGAACGCGCGGTCGGTGTCCCACGTGTGGGGGTTCGGGACGGCGTTCGACGGGGCGAtgacgcgcggcggcgtggccacgGCGGTGGCGTCGCTCGTCGGCGGGGAGGACGGGCGCCGGATGAGGGCGCGGGCGCAGGAGTTGCAGGCGAAGGTGGCGTCGGCGTTCGTCGAGCCCGACGGAAGCTGCAGGAAGAACTTCGCCAAGTTCGTCGAGATAATCTGTGCATCCTGAATTCGTGATCTTTGATGGTGTGCCTTGAAAAACTGTACtgtttgttaattaatttgctttTAATTCTTGGTGAGATTTCGGTGTTCTGTTGTACTGGTGATATTATTACGAAGTTCAAGGCTCATATAGCAACTATATTGCTCTTTCtagttggcaaaatttgctatagtaCATGCGAAAAAGGCGTAATTAGCTGAGGTACACCGAGAAAACGTGAAACTGCTCGAGGACACTACAAAATATGTGAAATTTGCCATAGGACACCGaacgcattattttattattttccgaCTGAAAGTGGCGAGTATTTTTACGAAATGACAAGATTGCCCCTAATGGCAAGTAtattttcttcttgttgttgttggtctcTACCATGGCAGTTTCAGCGGTGAGGCGATGTGAGCAGAGGATGTCGTTGAGGGAGGCGAGGcgcgcggcgagctcggcggcctgGGTGCGAAGGACGGCATTCTCGGCGTCGACAACGAGGAGGCCCTGGGTGGTGAGgctgagcgcggcggcgacatg
The Oryza sativa Japonica Group chromosome 6, ASM3414082v1 DNA segment above includes these coding regions:
- the LOC4340373 gene encoding anthocyanidin 3-O-glucosyltransferase, whose product is MAHVAVVTFPFSSHAAVLLSFARALAAASPASTFSFLSTAASFAHLRKTAAAGDLLPGNMRFVEVADGAPPPDAPPPRRMAVFMEAAEAGGVVEAGLEAARAAAGGVAVSCVVGDAFVWMAADAAAKVGARWVPVWTGASSALVAHLRTDALRDDVGDEAASRADELLTSHPGLESYRIRDLPDGVVSGDLNYVINLLLHRMAQRLPRAATAVALNTFPGLDPPTVTAALTAVLPTCLPLGPYHLLATAPANDDDPNGCLAWLDRHAPRTVAYVSFGTVASPRPDELRELAAGLEASGAPFLWSLREDSWPLLPPGFLERTKQHAAAGLVVPWAPQVGVLRHASVGAFVTHAGWASVMEGASSGVPMACRPFFGDQRTNARSVSHVWGFGTAFDGAMTRGGVATAVASLVGGEDGRRMRARAQELQAKVASAFVEPDGSCRKNFAKFVEIICAS